The Caldisalinibacter kiritimatiensis genomic interval GGTAATATCTTTGACTTATTTTTTGGAGGATAAATAAAAAAGGGTAGAGTAAGAAATTACTCTCCCTCAACATCTTTATTTAATAACTTCACTAATGCTTCTATAGCTTCTTTTTCATCTTCTCCTTTAGCTATGATAGTTATCTCTTCACCTTGCGAAACACCTAAAGCCATTATTCCCATAATACTCTTAGCATTAACTTTTTTCTCACCTTTTTCAACTATTATATCACTCAAGAACTTACCCGCTGTTTGAACAAATAAAGCAGCCGGTCTAGCATGCAGACCTATTTTATTTTTAATTATTACTTTTCTTGACTCCACTATAAATCACCCCTTTCTTTTTTCAGTCTTTCAGCTATTTTCTCTAGTTTTCTTAACCTGTGATTTACACCAGATTTTCCTACAGGAGTGCTAAGCATCTGTCCAAGTTCTTTCAAGCTTGCCTCTCTATTCATTAATCTTAACTCTGCAATTTCTCTTATATTAGGAGGCAACTTTTCTATACCCATAACTTTGTCTATATATTTAATGTTATTAATTTGCCTTACTGCTGCATTAATAGTTTTACTTAAATTAGCAGTCTCACAATTTACAATTCTGTTTATGTTGTTTCTCATCTCTTTTACTACTCTTATATTCTCTAACTTTAAAAGAGATGAATGAGCTCCCATTATGTTAAGTAAATCGACTATTTGTTCTCCTTCTTTTATATATACAATATAATTGTCTTTTCTAGATATAGTTTTAGAATTTAATCCAAAGGAATTAATTAACTTAGATAAATCTTCGCTATGTTCTTGATTATGATTGACAAATTCTAAGTGATATGTTTTTTCCGGGTCACTAATCGACCCACCTCCTAAAAAAGCCCCTCTTATATACGCTCTTTTGCAACATTTCTTTTGAAATATTGATTCTGGAATTCTATAGTTAATACTATACAGTTGGTTTTGATTTTTTTGTAAAACCTTTACATCTTCCATAAGCTTCCTAGCCTTTGATGTATCACTTACTACCATTAAGTAACTATTATTTTTCTTAAGCTTACT includes:
- a CDS encoding HPr family phosphocarrier protein, whose product is MESRKVIIKNKIGLHARPAALFVQTAGKFLSDIIVEKGEKKVNAKSIMGIMALGVSQGEEITIIAKGEDEKEAIEALVKLLNKDVEGE
- the whiA gene encoding DNA-binding protein WhiA → MSFSSKTKNELSRLTIENTCCLMAELAAIVRMNGTLQINGINKIKIKFSTENPAIARRIFSLLKEHYDFSTEVRVRRNSKLKKNNSYLMVVSDTSKARKLMEDVKVLQKNQNQLYSINYRIPESIFQKKCCKRAYIRGAFLGGGSISDPEKTYHLEFVNHNQEHSEDLSKLINSFGLNSKTISRKDNYIVYIKEGEQIVDLLNIMGAHSSLLKLENIRVVKEMRNNINRIVNCETANLSKTINAAVRQINNIKYIDKVMGIEKLPPNIREIAELRLMNREASLKELGQMLSTPVGKSGVNHRLRKLEKIAERLKKERGDL